CGATGTGCTGGTAAATGCGCTTCGCAGTAAACTTGACGCCCCTTACAAACACAAATTACTTCACACTGTGCGTGGCGTTGGTTATCGTTTGCAAACCACCTTCTTCGAGGCCAGGTCTGAAGAAATGCAGCTGCAAAAAGGACTCCCCTCGTGAAGTCTCTCCCGATACGCTTGAAGCTTACTCTGTGGTACTTCGTAATGTTTGTGAGTGCTGCGCTCCTGCTAAGTCTGACGAGTTGGTGGATGCTCCGTCGTACGATCGATGCCACCATCCATCAGGACCTGCAGGAGAGAGTAGATGATGTTCGCATCGAGATTCAGCATCTCGGCCCGCACTTCACACTCGACAAAGCTCAGGAACACTTTGAGTCGGTATATCGTGATCGCGATGAAGGAAAATGGCTTCAGATTAGGGATCAAAATGGCCAATGGATTTATCGTTCATCCCGCATGGCTTACTTTAATGTGCCGTTGTCTTTCACACACGACCATCCTGCAACAGGAGATTTATCTGAATTCATTCTAGGCGGTCACCCAGTACGGGCACTTTCCATCGCTCTGTTTATCAATGATCAAAGATATACCGTAGAGACGGGCATCTCGATGAACAAGCCCCGTATCCTTCTCCATAATTTCGGCATCTGCCTCCTTCTACTTACACCAATCGTCGTAGTGGTAGCGGCGGCGGGAGGTCATCTCATGAGTCGCAAGGCGCTTGCCCCTGTAAATCGTATAGCGCAAGAGGCACGTCGAATCTCCGACAAAAATCTCGATACTCGCCTGCCTGTATCTACCACCAAGGATGAGCTCTCCTTTCTTTCCATCACTCTGAACAATATGTTGGCACGCATCGACGCTGGATTTCGCAGCGTTAAAGACTTCACGGCGAATGCCTCTCACGAACTTCGCACTCCACTCGCGCGCATTCGCACAGAAGCCGAGATCGCCCTTTTGCGGCCACGAGAAGTAGGCGAATATCGAGAGATACTGGAACATATGCACCAGAGCTCGATCGAGATGTCGGTCCTTGTCGATAACTTATTAACACTTGCCCGCGCAGAAGCCGGCACAGAAATTTTTCGCCTCACGCCGATCGATCTTCAGGTGATAATTGCAGAAATAGCACAGGAATGGAGACCGATCACCGAGCGACTCTCGATCAACCTCTACACTAATTTCCAGCATTCGACTACAAACCAGGAAGCTGTTTTTGTACTCGGAGATCGCCTGTCGTTACTGCGGATTTTGCGGATCTGGCTTGATAATAGCTGCAAATTTACTGCAGCGAACGGCTCCATCACAATCGAAGCGGTGATGAATGTGTCATCCGCTACCCTGGCTGTTATTGATGACGGTATCGGTATAGCGCCTGAGCATCAAAAGCACATTTTCAATCGGTTCTACAGGGTAAAGGGCGATACATCCGAACAAAGCGTTGGCGCCGGTTTAGGACTTACACTCGCCGAGTGGATCGCGGATCAACATAAAACACACATCATCGTCGATAGCGTGCCTGGGCATGGATCGCGATTTCAGATGTGTCTGCCCCGTGTCGGTAATGAGGTATCTGCACTGAAACCTGCTGTTTTGGACATGATCAAATCGCTTCCCAAAAGTTTAACTCTTTGACCTATAAACGATGTGAAGGCGCCGCGTCTTCAGGGGTAGTCGCAGCGTTTACGGATCGGAGTGCCGCAAGAGCTGAGTTTGGTTCAGCTGGAAAATTGTTGCGATGATCCGCTAGATAGCGATGGACATCCGCGATGACAACGGAACCTTCGCCAACAGCAGACGCTACGCGTTTTACGGAATTGGAACGAACGTCTCCTACGGCAAACATTCCGGGTAAGCTTGTGGCGTAGGGCGTGCTCTCGAAGCCGTCTGTACCGCCTGTGAGAATGAAACCCTTCTTATCCAGCCGTACTGTACCAAAGAGCCATCCCGAGTTTGGTTCGGCACCGATCATAACGAATACAGTCCCAATTGGCTTCACGATGGACTCACCTGTTTCTCGATTAGTCCAGGTGACGTATTCGAGATAAGGATCTCCTTCGAGCTTCACAATTTCTGCTTGAGTATAAAGCGAGATGCGTGACGAGCTTTCGAGGCGAGAAATAAGATACTGCGACATCGTGCTTGCCAGCGATTTACCGCGAATGATGTGGTGTACATGTTTTGCGATGCCCGATAGAAATAAAGCAGCCTGCCCGGCTGAGTTGCCCCCGCCTACGACAACAATCTCTTTTTCGCGGCAAAACATTGACTCCATCGCGGTTGCCGCGTAAAAGATCCCGCAGTTTTCATACTGGCTGTAGTTATCTACCGAAAGCTTGCGATATTGTGCTCCCGAGGCCACAACAACAGATCTTGAATAGACTGGAATGCCGCCCGCAAGTGTCAGCTTGTGGATGCCATTGCTCTGCTCCGCAGTGATGGTCTGCCTGGAGATCGCGATGCGTACTCCAAACTTCAACGCCTGCAACTGGGCACGGTTTGCAAGCCGCTGGCCGGAGATTCCTGTTGGGAAACCAAGGTAGTTTTCGATTTTGGAGCTTGTGCCTGCTTGTCCGCCTGAAGCTGTACTTTCAATAACGATGGTGCAGAGCCCCTCCGACGCAGCATAGACAGCAGCAGCGAGGCCCGAAGGGCCAGCACCGACAACTGTCACGTCGTAGATCATCTCTGGATCAGGCAGTTCAGTAATGCCCAGTTCATCCGCAAGCTGTGTGATGGTGGGCCGATGCAAGATGCGGCCATCAAAAAGAATCGCCTCTGGCAGAGTGGATTCAGGATTGGATAGGCCATCATTCAGCAGCGGGCCTTCCTCAGCATGCACCTCCACAATCCTG
This DNA window, taken from Acidicapsa ligni, encodes the following:
- a CDS encoding FAD-dependent oxidoreductase, encoding MIYDAESKNTAWNNPDFRPDLAFAKLTEEMIVRLGAYGQEETFPAGVPLFTWGERQIDMFVVLEGQIDVSLRLVNGDSKVIANHRRLDFSGEFNLLTSQGSLVEARTVQESRLLRVPRRELSKLMRAEGDIANLVTSAVAWRRIGMLGEENAGITLRGLANDAEVTVIQRFLVRNSYPHRIVEVHAEEGPLLNDGLSNPESTLPEAILFDGRILHRPTITQLADELGITELPDPEMIYDVTVVGAGPSGLAAAVYAASEGLCTIVIESTASGGQAGTSSKIENYLGFPTGISGQRLANRAQLQALKFGVRIAISRQTITAEQSNGIHKLTLAGGIPVYSRSVVVASGAQYRKLSVDNYSQYENCGIFYAATAMESMFCREKEIVVVGGGNSAGQAALFLSGIAKHVHHIIRGKSLASTMSQYLISRLESSSRISLYTQAEIVKLEGDPYLEYVTWTNRETGESIVKPIGTVFVMIGAEPNSGWLFGTVRLDKKGFILTGGTDGFESTPYATSLPGMFAVGDVRSNSVKRVASAVGEGSVVIADVHRYLADHRNNFPAEPNSALAALRSVNAATTPEDAAPSHRL
- a CDS encoding sensor histidine kinase, which encodes MLRRTIDATIHQDLQERVDDVRIEIQHLGPHFTLDKAQEHFESVYRDRDEGKWLQIRDQNGQWIYRSSRMAYFNVPLSFTHDHPATGDLSEFILGGHPVRALSIALFINDQRYTVETGISMNKPRILLHNFGICLLLLTPIVVVVAAAGGHLMSRKALAPVNRIAQEARRISDKNLDTRLPVSTTKDELSFLSITLNNMLARIDAGFRSVKDFTANASHELRTPLARIRTEAEIALLRPREVGEYREILEHMHQSSIEMSVLVDNLLTLARAEAGTEIFRLTPIDLQVIIAEIAQEWRPITERLSINLYTNFQHSTTNQEAVFVLGDRLSLLRILRIWLDNSCKFTAANGSITIEAVMNVSSATLAVIDDGIGIAPEHQKHIFNRFYRVKGDTSEQSVGAGLGLTLAEWIADQHKTHIIVDSVPGHGSRFQMCLPRVGNEVSALKPAVLDMIKSLPKSLTL